From Diospyros lotus cultivar Yz01 chromosome 4, ASM1463336v1, whole genome shotgun sequence, a single genomic window includes:
- the LOC127798947 gene encoding psbP domain-containing protein 2, chloroplastic has protein sequence MASSSSVCFLSSTTRRLFVSVSHCSSSSSSSSFAQRPRRESSDISKGYRTICLGKRMLSLSVAAIIFSSSSIPTLSKATADDLELQRYTDLKEGFTLLLPPSWIKVDKAGATLLFEEPNKAANNIGVVVNPVRLTKLEEFGSPEFVADKLIQAEKRKESTKDAEVIEASQRLGNGGLQVYEFEYKVDSTRGGMKRIFSAAFVASKKLYVLNIAHSDKPESPLDTGMREILEQVLHSFDTITTPMA, from the exons ATGGCTTCTTCATCAAGCGTTTGCTTTTTGTCCTCAACCACACGCCGCTTGTTCGTCTCTGTATcccattgttcttcttcttcttcttcttcttcttttgctcaGAGACCCAGAAGAGAATCAAGCGACATTTCCAAAGGGTACCGCACAATCTGTCTGGGGAAGAGAATGCTCAGCCTCTCCGTTGCCGCAATTATCTTCTCATCATCGTCCATTCCCACCCTTTCCAAAGCCACGGCCGATGATTTAGAGCTCCAAAGGTACACAGATTTGAAAGAGGGTTTCACTCTCCTCCTGCCCCCTTCTTGGATTAAG GTGGATAAAGCTGGGGCCACTCTTCTGTTTGAGGAGCCAAACAAAGCCGCTAATAACATCGGAGTTGTGGTAAACCCTGTTCGTCTTACAAAGCTTGAAGAATTTGGCAGTCCTGAGTTTGTTGCAGATAAACTTATTCAAGCTGAGAAGCGCAAG GAAAGCACCAAGGATGCCGAGGTAATTGAAGCTTCACAGAGATTAGGCAACGGAGGCCTACAAGTGTACGAGTTTGAGTACAAGGTCGATAGCACCAGGGGCGGTATGAAGAGGATATTTTCGGCTGCATTTGTGGCTTCGAAGAAACTCTATGTTCTTAACATTGCTCACTCTGACAAACCAGAGAGTCCTTTAGACACAGGAATGCGCGAGATATTGGAGCAAGTCCTTCATTCCTTCGATACCATTACCACGCCTATGGCTTGA